From the Peromyscus leucopus breed LL Stock chromosome 8b, UCI_PerLeu_2.1, whole genome shotgun sequence genome, one window contains:
- the LOC114706386 gene encoding olfactory receptor 56-like has translation MAWAGNQTLISHFVLLGLFSRSPLHLFLFSVIMVMFLVALSGNGLMILLILMDSRLHSPMYFFLSWLSLMDLMLISTIVPRMAADFLMGRGSISFTGCGLQILFFLTLLGDECFLLAFMAYDRYVAISNPLRYSVVMSRRVCWLMVAGSWLFGLVDGLIQAVFTLRFPYCGSQEIDHFFCEVPAVLKLACADTSLYETMIYVCCVLMLLLPFSVISASYIRILVAVLRMRSAEGRQKAFATCSSHMMVVSLFYGAAMITYMRPQAYHSSKQDKVVSAFYTMITPMLNPLIYSLRNKEVTGALRKLLGKCPCGGGAPG, from the coding sequence ATGGCCTGGGCTGGCAACCAGACTCTCATCTCCCACTTTGTCCTCCTGGGCCTCTTCTCCCGCTCACCGCtgcacctcttcctcttctccgtCATCATGGTCATGTTCCTGGTGGCCCTCTCTGGCAACGGGCTCAtgatcctcctcatcctcatggACTCTCGCCTGCACagccccatgtacttcttcctcagctgGCTGTCGCTCATGGACCTCATGCTCATCTCCACCATTGTGCCACGGATGGCTGCTGACTTCCTCATGGGCCGTGGCTCCATCTCCTTCACAGGCTGCGGACTCCagatcctcttcttcctcaccctcctgggGGATGAGTGCTTCCTGCTGGCCttcatggcctatgaccgctatgtggccattaGTAACCCCCTGAGGTATTCTGTAGTCATGAGCCGCCGTGTCTGCTGGCTCATGGTAGCAGGGTCTTGGCTGTTTGGCCTGGTGGATGGGCTCATCCAGGCTGTTTTTACACTCCGCTTCCCCTACTGTGGCTCCCAGGAGATTGACCACTTCTTCTGTGAGGTCCCTGCGGTGCTCAAGCTGGCCTGTGCTGACACCTCCCTCTACGAGACCATGATCTATGTCTGCTGTGTCCTCATGCTCCTCCTGCCCTTTTCTGTCATCTCTGCCTCCTACATCCGGATCCTGGTGGCAGTGCTCCGAATGCGCTCTGCAGAAGGCCGGCAGAAGGCCTTTGCCACCTGTTCCTCCCACATGATGGTGGTCTCCCTCTTCTACGGGGCTGCCATGATCACGTACATGCGGCCACAGGCCTACCACTCCTCCAAGCAGGACAAAGTGGTCTCTGCCTTCTACACCATGATCACCCCCATGCTCAACCCTCTTATTTACAGTCTAAGGAACAAAGAAGTGACTGGGGCCCTGAGGAAACTCCTGGGAAAGTGTCCCTGTGGCGGTGGGGCTCCTGGTTGA
- the LOC114706370 gene encoding olfactory receptor 2M3-like produces MAEELWNHSSLSSFILAGLFSHSPYDSFFFSLVLLAFGAAVVGNILLLTLIQADRRLHTPMYFFLSQLSIMDLTMTCTVVPKTAANFLSGRKFISLAGCASQIFLVVMVGGAECFLLAVMAYDRYMAVCYPLRYPVLMNWKVCSFLAMASWMGGMADSVIDVGMVFSFPYCGSLKVDHFFCEVPALLRLSCADTSLFEDLIYACCVVMLLLPLGVIVASYARVLTTVIRMPSTEGKQKALTTCSSHLAVVGLYYGGAILSYMQRASSRTPMGDRATSIFYTILTPMFNPLIYSLRNREVTSALRKMLGRWGM; encoded by the coding sequence ATGGCAGAGGAGCTCTGGAACCATTCCTCCCTATCCAGCTTCATCCTTGCAGGCCTGTTCAGCCACTCGCCTTAtgactccttcttcttctccctggTTCTTCTGGCCTTTGGGGCCGCTGTTGTGGGCAACATCCTCCTCCTGACACTCATCCAGGCTGATAGACGCTtgcacacccccatgtacttcttcctcagccaGCTCTCCATCATGGACTTGACAATGACATGCACAGTGGTACCCAAGACGGCAGCCAACTTTCTCTCGGGCAGGAAGTTCATTTCCCTGGCAGGCTGTGCATCTCAGATCTTCCTCGTGGTCATGGTAGGAGGAGCTGAGTGCTTCCTCTTGGCTGTGATGGCGTATGACAGGTACATGGCAGTCTGCTACCCACTGAGGTACCCTGTGCTCATGAACTGGAAGGTTTGCTCTTTCCTCGCCATGGCATCCTGGATGGGTGGGATGGCAGACAGTGTGATTGATGTGGGGATGGTCTTCAGCTTCCCCTACTGTGGATCTCTAAAGGTGGACCACTTCTTCTGTGAGGTCCCGGCCCTGTTGCGCCTCTCCTGTGCTGACACCTCACTGTTTGAGGACCTCATCTACGCATGCTGTGTGGTGATGTTACTGCTGCCTCTTGGGGTCATTGTGGCTTCTTATGCTCGAGTCCTCACAACTGTGATTAGAATGCCCTCCACTGAGGGGAAACAGAAGGCCCTCACCACTTGCTCTTCCCACCTGGCTGTAGTGGGCCTCTACTATGGGGGAGCCATACTTAGCTACATGCAGCGGGCCTCATCTAGGACACCAATGGGAGACAGAGCCACCTCCATCTTCTACACTATCCTCACTCCAATGTTCAACCCActcatctacagcctgaggaacaggGAGGTAACCAGTGCTCTGAGGAAGatgctggggaggtggggcaTGTAG
- the Btnl9 gene encoding butyrophilin-like protein 9, which produces MADFSLFPGFLKQAPWGSSIFFSQLLLFLQLGEVNSDEIKVLGPGESILALVGETVEFPCHLSPYLDAKHMEIRWFRTQVSNVVYLYQEQQGLSSPQMPQFLNRTIFEANDIADGSVTLHVLNVAPSDEGQYGCRFLSDDFSGEATWELEVAGLGSDSHISLEGFNEGGIQLRCSSSGWYPKPKVQWRDHQGQCLPPESEAIIKNAQGLFSLDTSVIVREGTHSNVSCSIQNPLLAQKKEFVLQIADVFLPRPSPWKKAFLGTLAALPLCLAVLTILALQYFYKQRCSQEKLKEQGEKDRGRLTARLERLQTELDWRRSEGQAEWRAAQQYAVDVTLDPTTAHPSLEVSDDLKSVSSRPGAPSIAAHGLQRFSEQTCVLSRERFCSGRHYWEVHVGRRSRWFLGACLESVERLGPARLSPAAGYWVMGLWNSCEYFVLDPQRVALPLRVPPRRVGVLLDYEAGKLSFFNASDGSHIFTFTDTFSGALCAYFRPRAHDGSEHPDPLTICSLPVRGPQVLEENYNDNWLQPYEPLDPAWAGDEALW; this is translated from the exons ATGAGATCAAGGTGCTGGGTCCTGGAGAATCCATTTTGGCCCTTGTCGGGGAAACGGTGGAGTTCCCATGCCACTTGTCACCGTACCTGGATGCAAAGCACATGGAGATCCGCTGGTTCCGGACCCAGGTCTCAAATGTGGTTTACCTGTACCAGGAACAGCAgggtctctccagcccacagatgCCGCAGTTCCTCAACAGGACCATATTCGAAGCTAATGACATTGCCGATGGCAGTGTGACCCTGCATGTCCTCAATGTGGCTCCCTCTGATGAGGGCCAATATGGGTGCCGCTTTCTTTCTGACGACTTCTCTGGTGAAGCCACGTGGGAGCTGGAAGTAGCAG GGTTGGGCTCAGACTCACACATCTCCCTTGAGGGCTTCAACGAAGGAGGCATTCAGCTACGATGCAGTTCCAGTGGCTGGTACCCCAAGCCAAAGGTTCAGTGGAGAGACCACCAGGGGCAGTGCCTTCCTCCAGAGTCTGAAGCCATTATCAAGAATGCCCAAGGCCTGTTCAGTCTGGACACATCTGTGATTGTCCGAGAAGGGACTCATAGCAATGTGTCTTGCTCAATCCAGAACCCCTTGTTGGcccagaagaaagagtttgtgcTCCAGATTGCAG ATGTGTTCCTACCCAGACCGTCCCCCTGGAAGAAAGCGTTCCTGGGAACCCTGGcggccctcccactctgtctggCTGTGCTCACCATCCTGGCTCTGCAGTACTTTTACAAGCAGAGATGCTCCCAAG aaAAGCTGAAGGAGCAGGGTGAGAAGGACAGAG GAAGACTGACTGCAAGGTTGG AGAGACTTCAGACAGAGCTTG ACTGGAGAAGGTCCGAAGGCCAGGCTG AGTGGAGAGCGGCCCAGCAATATGCAG TGGACGTGACCTTGGACCCCACCACAGCGCACCCTAGCCTGGAGGTCTCAGACGACCTCAAGAGTGTGTCCTCCCGACCAGGGGCGCCCAGTATCGCGGCCCACGGCCTGCAGCGGTTCTCGGAGCAGACGTGCGTGCTGAGCCGGGAGCGTTTCTGCAGCGGCCGCCACTACTGGGAGGTGCACGTGGGCCGGCGCAGCCGCTGGTTCCTGGGCGCCTGTCTGGAGTCGGTGGAGCGCTTGGGGCCGGCGCGCCTGAGCCCCGCCGCCGGCTACTGGGTGATGGGGCTGTGGAACTCCTGCGAGTACTTCGTGCTGGACCCGCAGCGCGTGGCGCTGCCGCTACGAGTGCCTCCTCGGAGGGTAGGCGTCCTGTTGGATTACGAGGCGGGGAAGCTGTCCTTTTTCAATGCGTCAGATGGATCGCACATCTTCACCTTCACCGACACTTTCTCAGGGGCGCTCTGCGCCTACTTCAGGCCCCGAGCCCACGATGGCAGCGAACATCCAGATCCCCTGACCATCTGCTCTTTGCCGGTTAGAGGGCCACAAGTCCTCGAAGAGAACTACAATGACAACTGGCTACAGCCCTATGAGCCCTTGGACCCCGCCTGGGCTGGTGATGAGGCCCTGTGGTGA